Proteins from a genomic interval of Methanoplanus endosymbiosus:
- a CDS encoding PKD domain-containing protein — protein sequence MKKVTLFLFIFILLTCLSVPAVSGEDVNFIGVTESSFGYEFVTKWGVKGSDDGEFSFPRGVAVDNAGKIYVTDWGNNRVQKFTGGGTFEMKWGTNGTEDGNFRSLLGIAVDDVGNVFVADSDNSRIQKFTSEGSFVTKWGKYGFGDGEFKCPSGIAIDGLGNVYVIDWSSSCVQKFTSDGTFEMKWGTNSTFPNDIAFDSAGSLYITDTRNDRIQKFTTNGTLVKEWGSFGTGDGEFSFPRGIAVDSTGNVYVADGNNCRIQKFTSEGSFLTKWGSFGNGDGEFKFPFGIDVDDFGNVYVADSDNSRVQVFRPEVVTPALVANFTANTKTGAAPLEVQFNDTSTGIPTSWLWNFGNGNTSTVQNPVHTYHTAGNYTVNLTAMNSGGSDTTEKMDYIEVTTSSNEYEFMTKWGSPGSGDGEFYYPFGIAVDGAGMVYVSDTGNHRIQKFTSDGTFVTAWGTNGMGDGDFYAPHGIAVDSLGNAYVADRGQYRIQKFTSGGTFAAKWGIKGTGDGEFNKPEGITVDNAGNVYVADTYNNCIQKFTSGGTFLMKWGSKGTGNSEFNYPSGIAVDGLGSVYVADTYNHRIQKFTGNGTFVTKWDPKVTSYWEFNYPHGITVDGLGNVYVADSGNHRIQKLTGDGILVTKWGTYGTDDGEFDDPCGIAVDGAGNVYVIDTDNERVQVFRPGNVTPVPVAGFSANITDGAIPLAVQFTDASTGDPTAWSWSFGDGGTSADENPTYVYEAAGSYNVSLAVTNAAGTDTITKLSLINVTAPAPKAEFDFNRNFVALIDDNTFSAGNYTSELTYLLHAASMDMNSTLGDLTYIAQAENLSWIDYSAYATRNLTYVEWNFPSEYVIPGGSGFDTRAGTNFSEDKFYNHEFTRVCNATIFRAPGVQRTNLTVTFNDLDFESIFVGFASAKDLNMTTGIINTSVVTDAPLAEPLPSGGDYHLKLDKGALTAGTEYYFRFDTLITPNGSTVIHKPLVYVWEGINHESASLGETYKAEVPAGMLLADEYEFSVETNTSCDWSVVRQDNLISVLEGTSIKPNGTLPVADFSASPLSGAAIRQVNFTDISEGSPDTWFWDFGDGETSSEVNPVHNYTSSGKYSVTLAVSKGDAVDSITKADYITVFLKGDFNGNGIVDIGDVSRVAYMVVGLTPVDMAADFNGNGEVDTGDAAKIAWYFVGNISEL from the coding sequence ATGAAAAAAGTTACTCTGTTTCTATTTATATTTATTCTTCTGACGTGCTTATCCGTTCCGGCGGTTTCCGGTGAAGATGTTAATTTTATTGGTGTGACTGAATCGTCCTTTGGGTATGAATTTGTGACAAAATGGGGTGTTAAGGGCAGCGATGATGGTGAATTCTCTTTTCCACGTGGCGTTGCAGTGGACAATGCGGGCAAAATCTATGTTACAGACTGGGGCAATAACCGCGTCCAGAAATTTACCGGTGGTGGTACCTTTGAGATGAAGTGGGGCACTAATGGCACTGAAGACGGGAATTTCCGGAGTCTGCTAGGCATAGCAGTGGACGATGTTGGTAATGTCTTTGTAGCCGATAGTGACAATAGCCGCATCCAGAAGTTCACCAGTGAAGGTAGCTTTGTGACTAAGTGGGGCAAATATGGTTTTGGTGATGGTGAGTTTAAATGCCCATCAGGTATAGCTATTGACGGTTTGGGTAATGTCTATGTGATAGACTGGAGCAGTTCCTGCGTCCAGAAATTTACCAGTGATGGTACCTTTGAGATGAAGTGGGGCACAAATAGCACATTTCCCAATGACATTGCATTTGACAGTGCCGGCAGTCTCTATATCACCGACACTCGCAATGATCGCATCCAAAAATTTACTACTAATGGCACTCTTGTGAAAGAGTGGGGCAGTTTCGGTACCGGTGATGGTGAATTTTCTTTTCCACGTGGCATTGCGGTTGATAGTACGGGCAATGTCTATGTTGCCGACGGCAATAATTGTCGCATCCAGAAGTTCACCAGTGAAGGCAGCTTTTTGACAAAGTGGGGCAGTTTCGGTAATGGTGATGGTGAGTTCAAATTTCCGTTTGGCATAGATGTTGACGATTTTGGCAATGTTTATGTTGCCGATAGCGACAATTCTCGTGTGCAGGTCTTCAGGCCCGAAGTTGTGACACCGGCACTTGTTGCCAATTTCACAGCAAACACCAAAACCGGTGCCGCCCCGCTTGAAGTTCAGTTTAATGACACCTCTACTGGCATTCCTACCTCGTGGTTGTGGAACTTCGGTAACGGAAACACCTCAACAGTGCAGAATCCGGTGCACACCTATCATACAGCCGGCAACTATACAGTAAACCTCACAGCCATGAATTCCGGAGGCTCAGATACTACGGAAAAGATGGATTATATTGAAGTGACCACATCATCCAATGAATATGAATTTATGACAAAGTGGGGTTCTCCCGGATCAGGGGATGGTGAGTTTTATTATCCGTTTGGTATCGCAGTTGACGGAGCGGGAATGGTCTATGTCTCTGATACAGGTAATCATCGTATCCAGAAGTTTACCAGTGACGGAACTTTTGTGACTGCATGGGGTACCAACGGCATGGGCGACGGTGATTTTTATGCCCCCCATGGCATCGCGGTGGACAGTTTGGGCAATGCCTATGTAGCAGACAGGGGCCAGTACCGCATCCAGAAGTTTACCAGTGGCGGGACTTTTGCGGCTAAGTGGGGTATTAAAGGTACCGGTGATGGTGAGTTTAACAAGCCGGAAGGTATCACGGTGGATAATGCAGGAAATGTCTATGTTGCCGATACCTATAATAACTGCATCCAGAAATTTACCAGTGGCGGTACCTTCCTGATGAAATGGGGATCAAAGGGCACCGGCAACAGTGAGTTTAATTATCCGTCCGGCATAGCAGTTGACGGTTTGGGCAGTGTTTATGTTGCCGACACTTACAATCACCGCATCCAGAAGTTCACAGGCAATGGCACTTTCGTGACAAAGTGGGACCCGAAGGTCACCAGCTACTGGGAGTTTAATTATCCTCATGGCATTACTGTGGACGGTTTGGGCAATGTCTATGTGGCTGATTCAGGGAATCACCGTATCCAGAAGTTAACCGGTGACGGTATCCTCGTGACGAAATGGGGCACATATGGCACCGATGATGGTGAGTTTGATGATCCCTGTGGCATCGCTGTTGATGGTGCCGGTAATGTCTATGTCATTGATACTGACAATGAACGTGTGCAGGTCTTCAGACCTGGAAATGTGACTCCGGTACCCGTTGCCGGTTTCTCGGCTAATATTACAGATGGTGCCATTCCGCTTGCCGTGCAGTTTACAGATGCCTCAACCGGAGATCCAACCGCATGGAGCTGGAGTTTTGGTGATGGTGGGACATCGGCAGATGAGAATCCAACCTATGTTTATGAGGCAGCCGGAAGCTACAACGTCAGCCTCGCAGTGACAAACGCTGCGGGAACTGACACAATTACAAAATTAAGCCTGATTAATGTAACAGCACCTGCACCAAAGGCAGAGTTTGACTTTAACCGGAACTTTGTTGCACTGATTGATGATAATACGTTCTCAGCCGGAAATTACACATCTGAACTGACCTATCTTCTGCATGCGGCAAGTATGGATATGAACTCCACGCTTGGTGACCTGACTTATATTGCACAGGCAGAGAATCTCTCATGGATTGATTATTCTGCTTATGCGACCCGGAATTTAACATATGTTGAGTGGAATTTCCCGTCTGAATATGTTATTCCGGGCGGTTCAGGGTTTGATACAAGGGCAGGCACAAATTTTTCTGAGGATAAATTCTATAACCATGAATTTACAAGAGTCTGTAATGCCACAATCTTCAGGGCACCCGGTGTGCAGAGGACAAATCTTACAGTGACATTCAATGATCTCGACTTTGAATCCATATTTGTCGGATTTGCATCTGCAAAGGATCTGAATATGACAACCGGAATTATCAACACATCGGTTGTGACAGATGCACCGCTCGCAGAACCGCTTCCATCCGGTGGGGATTATCATTTAAAACTTGATAAGGGTGCCCTTACAGCCGGAACTGAGTATTATTTCAGGTTTGACACACTTATTACGCCAAACGGCTCAACTGTAATTCATAAGCCGCTTGTCTATGTCTGGGAAGGCATTAATCATGAATCGGCCAGTCTCGGTGAGACTTATAAAGCCGAAGTTCCGGCAGGCATGCTTTTAGCTGATGAATATGAGTTCTCAGTTGAGACCAATACTTCATGTGACTGGTCTGTTGTCAGGCAGGACAACCTTATTTCAGTGCTGGAAGGGACATCCATAAAGCCAAATGGCACACTTCCGGTGGCAGACTTCTCCGCATCTCCACTATCCGGAGCTGCCATCCGGCAGGTTAACTTTACAGATATCTCTGAGGGCAGTCCGGATACATGGTTCTGGGACTTTGGTGACGGAGAAACATCATCTGAGGTAAATCCGGTGCACAACTACACATCATCCGGAAAATATTCGGTCACTCTTGCGGTATCTAAGGGCGATGCCGTTGACTCTATAACAAAGGCGGATTATATCACGGTCTTTCTAAAAGGCGACTTCAACGGCAACGGCATTGTTGATATCGGTGATGTATCAAGGGTTGCCTATATGGTTGTGGGCTTAACTCCGGTTGATATGGCGGCTGACTTCAACGGCAACGGTGAGGTCGATACCGGAGACGCTGCAAAAATTGCCTGGTATTTTGTCGGGAATATAAGTGAACTCTGA
- the trpA gene encoding tryptophan synthase subunit alpha has translation MRDTDINPFNKAFEKPAFVSYIVAGDPSPAESIETAKALIDGGADVIELGFPFSDPVGDGPVIQRADTRALDAGFKTGDIFRVAEGIREYSDVPVVIMTYLNPVVTTGTDLFYKTAKESGVNGILIVDMPVEESDIITDAAKRYDLAQIFLISTNTSEERIAGILQASAEINISSGNSGSTITRGFVYLVSSPGVTGARDSLSHDVFSLISKVRQISDELGISMPLAVGFGIARRSQAEDIINAGADGFIVGSAIVKIIEKYSDDINLQRAMIRKFAEEITEFRSLPESPASDAADDSG, from the coding sequence GAGATACAGATATAAATCCATTCAATAAGGCATTTGAAAAACCGGCTTTCGTTTCATATATAGTTGCAGGAGATCCTTCTCCCGCTGAGAGCATTGAAACAGCAAAAGCACTCATTGACGGTGGTGCGGACGTTATAGAACTTGGATTTCCGTTCTCAGACCCTGTCGGTGACGGCCCGGTAATTCAGAGGGCAGATACAAGGGCACTTGATGCCGGGTTTAAAACCGGAGATATATTCAGGGTTGCAGAAGGAATCAGGGAGTATTCAGATGTTCCGGTTGTCATAATGACATACCTGAATCCTGTCGTGACAACGGGAACTGATCTCTTCTATAAGACTGCAAAGGAGTCAGGTGTGAACGGCATTTTAATAGTGGATATGCCTGTAGAAGAGTCGGATATTATCACAGATGCTGCAAAAAGATATGATCTTGCCCAGATATTTCTTATATCCACAAATACCTCTGAAGAGAGAATTGCAGGAATACTCCAGGCATCTGCGGAGATTAATATCAGTTCCGGAAATTCAGGCAGCACAATAACCAGAGGTTTTGTGTACCTGGTCTCATCTCCGGGTGTTACAGGCGCAAGAGATTCACTGTCGCACGATGTATTCTCCCTCATATCAAAGGTAAGGCAGATATCAGATGAACTCGGAATTTCCATGCCGCTGGCTGTCGGTTTCGGGATAGCCCGCCGGAGTCAGGCAGAGGATATAATCAATGCCGGTGCTGACGGTTTCATCGTCGGAAGTGCGATCGTTAAGATCATTGAGAAATATTCAGATGATATAAACCTTCAGAGGGCAATGATCAGAAAATTTGCAGAGGAGATTACAGAGTTCAGATCATTGCCCGAATCTCCGGCATCAGATGCGGCGGATGACTCCGGCTGA